A genomic region of Luteibacter aegosomatissinici contains the following coding sequences:
- the ubiA gene encoding 4-hydroxybenzoate octaprenyltransferase has product MARKPVTAPAPAPVRPADASTTAERVIAFLLRSAPAARRERIYAFLQLTRMDRPIGALLLLWPTWWALWLAAKDFPPVGPLVIFTLGVFAMRSAGCAINDYADRKLDPQVSRTAGRPIASGRVTPREALITFAALLVFSFVLVLFTNKLTILLSFAGAGLAALYPFTKRYTNLPQVVLGAAFGWSIPMAFAAVTNTVPPVAWLLFIANILWSVIYDTEYAMVDREEDLKAGAKSTAILFADADLVIIGVLMGTFLLAMLLVGTRAALGWPYWLGLVITAGLFGYQQWIMRERARAACLAAFRHNNWVGLALWVGIVVALAL; this is encoded by the coding sequence ATGGCGCGCAAGCCCGTCACCGCGCCCGCCCCGGCACCCGTGCGCCCGGCCGATGCATCGACCACCGCCGAGCGCGTCATCGCGTTCCTGCTGCGCAGCGCGCCGGCCGCGCGCCGGGAGCGCATCTACGCATTCCTCCAGCTCACCCGCATGGACCGTCCCATCGGCGCACTCCTGCTGTTGTGGCCAACCTGGTGGGCGCTATGGCTGGCGGCGAAGGATTTCCCCCCGGTGGGACCGCTGGTGATCTTCACCCTGGGCGTGTTCGCCATGCGCTCGGCGGGTTGTGCCATCAACGATTACGCCGACCGCAAGCTCGATCCCCAGGTGAGCCGCACTGCCGGGCGTCCGATCGCCAGCGGCCGGGTCACCCCGCGCGAGGCGCTGATCACCTTCGCCGCGCTGCTGGTGTTCTCCTTCGTGCTGGTGCTGTTCACCAACAAGCTCACCATCCTGCTTTCCTTTGCGGGGGCGGGGCTGGCGGCGCTCTACCCCTTCACCAAGCGCTACACCAACCTGCCCCAGGTCGTGCTGGGTGCGGCGTTCGGCTGGTCCATCCCCATGGCCTTTGCCGCGGTAACCAACACGGTGCCGCCCGTGGCCTGGCTGCTGTTCATCGCGAACATCCTGTGGTCGGTGATCTACGACACCGAGTACGCCATGGTCGATCGCGAGGAAGACCTGAAGGCAGGTGCGAAATCGACCGCCATCCTGTTTGCCGACGCGGACCTGGTGATCATTGGCGTGCTGATGGGTACGTTCCTGCTGGCGATGCTGCTGGTGGGAACGCGCGCGGCGCTGGGCTGGCCCTACTGGCTGGGGCTCGTGATTACCGCGGGCTTGTTTGGCTACCAGCAGTGGATCATGCGCGAGCGGGCACGAGCGGCTTGCCTGGCGGCGTTTCGGCATAACAACTGGGTGGGGTTGGCGCTTTGGGTCGGGATCGTGGTGGCACTGGCGCTGTAG
- a CDS encoding TonB-dependent receptor, translating into MRNTLLCRALRAAIVGAFVLSAAAHAQDAAPEKKATDLDNVVVTARSGVESRTKAETSYSITTIDEDRLRMQAPTSVTEAVKSVPGFWVESSGGEASGNIRARGIPVDGYGSVTLLEDGIPVQHDPALGYLNADQAFRLDETIERVEVVRGGPSSVFYSNAPAGAINFIPRQVGDTAEGLVKYTVGNYSLNRLDFWYGTPIGGGWKLGVGGFWRVDDGVRRPQFDADKGGQLRATLSKQLEHGDISFDVKHMDDKVALYLGIPMYTDPHGDIRPAPGFNGNYGTLAGPETQNLDMREAGGGTYHFDNSEGTHVKRTQVSFKFDHDLGDDWKLAESMRYSTTDTQRNGVFPNAVQTGATLIQQDTANRLGLVPGATALQLRYVDNPAQVFNVNGQNGNGLVVTGGIRGVTLPVDEFINDTRVLRKFEFGDQSHDVTLGYYHANFEQDFDRYSSTVLMDVRDNARLLDLVGVDANGNVVGSLTDHGFYGYGYEWEHASGKSNTNAFYLSDEWQVTPELRIDGGARWEKVNVQGYTEGKATVNLGGSPAAMKVLTGNGQYTHYDQSFDKTGWTLGANWQFSPRQGVFARWTSAFRLPNLSTYITSPTATPVLQTMDLGEAGWKYSDRFVDTYATLFYTKYNNVGFSNYVFDRNTNTSTPQTGYADTKTFGLELEGTIYPTQWFDVQFNATLQDPKYKGLRYTEVVNNAPVLRDYEDNQLIRVPKVSYRIVPGVNLMDNRLRLQFSYEHEGQRYVDTANSVRLPAYHVVNFSARYDATQQLSLYFYADNLFNSLGLTEGNPRAGELASSDVGATTFIARPLLGRSFRAAAMYRF; encoded by the coding sequence ATGCGTAACACCCTGCTCTGCCGTGCGCTGCGCGCGGCGATCGTCGGCGCGTTCGTGCTTTCCGCCGCCGCCCATGCCCAGGATGCGGCACCCGAGAAGAAGGCCACCGACCTGGATAACGTGGTGGTCACCGCCCGCTCGGGCGTGGAGAGCCGTACCAAGGCCGAAACGAGCTACTCGATCACGACCATCGACGAGGACCGCCTGCGCATGCAGGCGCCGACGAGTGTCACCGAGGCGGTGAAGTCGGTGCCCGGCTTCTGGGTCGAATCCTCCGGCGGCGAAGCCTCCGGCAATATCCGTGCTCGTGGCATACCCGTGGATGGCTATGGCTCGGTCACACTGCTGGAAGATGGCATCCCCGTGCAGCACGACCCTGCGCTGGGCTACCTCAACGCCGACCAGGCCTTCCGCCTGGATGAAACGATCGAGCGCGTCGAAGTGGTCCGTGGTGGTCCGTCGTCGGTGTTCTATTCCAACGCACCCGCAGGCGCGATCAACTTCATCCCGCGCCAGGTGGGCGACACCGCCGAAGGGCTGGTGAAGTACACGGTAGGTAACTATTCGCTCAACCGCCTGGACTTCTGGTACGGCACGCCGATCGGCGGTGGCTGGAAGCTGGGTGTCGGCGGGTTCTGGCGCGTGGATGATGGCGTGCGCCGTCCGCAGTTCGACGCGGACAAGGGCGGGCAGCTGCGGGCCACGCTGTCGAAGCAGCTTGAGCACGGCGACATCAGCTTCGATGTGAAGCACATGGACGACAAGGTCGCCCTGTACCTCGGCATCCCGATGTACACCGATCCGCACGGCGATATCCGCCCCGCCCCGGGCTTCAATGGCAATTACGGCACCCTCGCCGGTCCGGAGACGCAGAATCTGGACATGCGCGAAGCCGGAGGTGGCACGTATCACTTCGATAACAGCGAAGGCACCCACGTGAAGCGCACGCAGGTGTCGTTCAAGTTCGACCACGACCTGGGCGATGACTGGAAGCTCGCCGAGTCCATGCGCTACAGCACCACCGATACGCAGCGTAACGGTGTATTCCCCAACGCCGTGCAGACGGGTGCCACGCTGATCCAGCAGGACACGGCCAACCGCCTTGGCCTCGTGCCCGGTGCCACGGCACTGCAGCTGCGCTATGTCGATAACCCGGCGCAGGTGTTCAATGTGAATGGCCAGAACGGCAATGGCCTGGTCGTCACCGGCGGTATTCGCGGCGTCACCCTGCCGGTCGATGAGTTCATCAACGATACCCGCGTGCTCCGTAAGTTCGAATTCGGCGACCAGAGCCACGACGTGACGCTGGGCTATTACCACGCCAACTTCGAGCAGGATTTCGATCGCTATTCCTCCACGGTGCTGATGGATGTGCGCGACAACGCGCGCCTGCTCGACCTGGTCGGCGTGGATGCGAACGGCAACGTCGTGGGCTCGCTCACGGACCATGGCTTCTACGGCTATGGCTACGAATGGGAGCATGCCAGCGGCAAGTCCAACACCAATGCCTTCTACCTCTCTGATGAGTGGCAGGTGACCCCGGAGCTGCGCATCGATGGCGGCGCACGCTGGGAGAAGGTGAACGTGCAGGGCTACACCGAGGGCAAGGCCACGGTGAACCTGGGTGGCTCGCCGGCCGCCATGAAGGTGCTGACGGGTAACGGCCAGTACACCCACTACGACCAGAGCTTCGACAAGACCGGCTGGACCCTCGGTGCCAACTGGCAGTTCTCGCCGCGCCAGGGTGTATTCGCCCGTTGGACCTCGGCGTTCCGCCTGCCCAACCTCAGCACCTACATCACAAGCCCCACCGCCACGCCTGTGTTGCAGACCATGGACCTTGGCGAGGCCGGCTGGAAGTACAGCGATCGCTTCGTGGATACGTACGCGACGCTGTTCTACACCAAGTACAACAACGTGGGCTTCTCGAACTACGTGTTCGATCGCAACACCAATACCTCGACCCCGCAGACGGGTTACGCCGACACCAAGACCTTTGGCCTGGAGCTGGAAGGCACGATCTACCCCACCCAGTGGTTCGACGTGCAGTTCAACGCCACCCTGCAGGACCCGAAGTACAAGGGCCTGCGCTATACGGAGGTGGTTAACAACGCCCCCGTGTTGCGCGACTATGAGGACAACCAGCTTATCCGCGTACCCAAGGTGAGCTACCGCATTGTCCCGGGGGTGAACCTGATGGATAACCGCCTGCGCCTGCAGTTCTCGTACGAGCACGAAGGGCAGCGCTACGTCGACACGGCCAACTCGGTGCGCCTGCCGGCCTACCACGTGGTGAACTTCAGCGCCCGCTACGATGCCACCCAGCAGCTTTCGCTGTATTTCTATGCGGATAACCTGTTCAACTCCCTGGGCCTGACCGAAGGCAACCCGCGCGCGGGTGAGTTGGCCAGTTCCGATGTGGGCGCGACCACGTTCATCGCCCGGCCGCTGCTCGGCCGCTCGTTCCGGGCCGCCGCGATGTACCGCTTCTGA
- a CDS encoding CehA/McbA family metallohydrolase — protein sequence MRALTALLLACFAASTVAAERAPDVVLRGELTGKDNHTYREVPFEVPAGTKRITIDVSYTGREQRTTIDLGLLGPGGFAEQDGFRGWSGGSKHRFTVSATDATASFLPGEIWPGRWRLLLGIPNIRPTSTASFTADVWFSNDDEGFGPEHGLSAPLKTTAGWYRGDLHMHTAHSDGGCLNASGTAKVPCPLFLTVVSAAKRGLDFIAISEHNTMSQVSEMRELQPYFDTMLMIPAREITTFEGHANLFGVSRPLDFRLGSPSVPDWNALTADVAKAHGLISINHPRRPNDETCMGCGFTPSKPVNMHGFQAIEAINGRDPERPETGIPFWEKQLNAGVRITGIGGGDSHDGSDGARDEFAGVIGVPTTVVRADALSMDGILDGIRAGHVFVDTEGTKDRMLEVTATAAGAGANAGAEAHMGDALRVAKGRQVHVAVTTAAVTGMRAIATLDGKRLSSTPIAADNTASLDWKSDGKSHWLRIDIRDATGKLILLGNPIYLNQPSP from the coding sequence ATGCGCGCCCTGACCGCACTCCTGCTTGCCTGCTTTGCCGCCAGCACCGTGGCGGCCGAGCGTGCGCCCGATGTCGTGCTGCGTGGTGAGCTGACCGGCAAGGACAACCACACGTACCGCGAGGTGCCTTTTGAGGTACCCGCAGGAACGAAGCGCATCACCATCGATGTGAGCTACACCGGTCGGGAACAACGCACCACCATCGACCTGGGCCTGCTCGGCCCGGGCGGTTTCGCGGAGCAGGATGGCTTCCGCGGCTGGAGCGGTGGCAGCAAACACCGCTTCACGGTCTCGGCCACCGATGCCACGGCCTCGTTCCTGCCCGGCGAGATCTGGCCAGGCCGTTGGCGCCTGTTGCTCGGCATCCCGAATATCCGCCCGACGTCCACGGCATCGTTCACCGCCGATGTGTGGTTCTCCAACGACGACGAAGGCTTCGGGCCGGAGCATGGGTTGTCGGCTCCGCTGAAGACCACCGCTGGCTGGTATCGCGGCGACCTGCACATGCATACCGCGCACAGCGACGGTGGCTGCCTGAACGCCAGCGGGACCGCCAAGGTGCCGTGCCCGCTGTTCCTCACCGTGGTTTCGGCCGCGAAACGCGGGCTGGACTTCATCGCCATCTCCGAGCACAACACCATGTCGCAGGTGTCGGAGATGCGCGAGTTGCAGCCGTACTTCGATACGATGCTGATGATCCCGGCTCGGGAGATTACGACGTTCGAAGGCCACGCCAACCTGTTCGGCGTGTCGCGGCCACTGGATTTCCGCCTGGGCAGCCCGTCGGTGCCGGATTGGAACGCGCTGACGGCCGATGTCGCGAAGGCGCACGGACTCATCTCCATCAACCACCCGCGCCGTCCGAACGACGAAACCTGCATGGGCTGCGGCTTCACGCCGTCGAAGCCGGTGAATATGCACGGTTTCCAGGCCATCGAGGCGATCAACGGCCGCGACCCGGAGCGCCCGGAGACGGGCATTCCGTTCTGGGAGAAGCAGCTCAATGCAGGCGTGCGTATCACCGGCATCGGCGGCGGCGACAGCCATGACGGCAGTGACGGCGCACGCGACGAGTTCGCCGGGGTGATCGGCGTGCCGACCACCGTGGTGCGTGCCGATGCGCTCTCGATGGACGGCATTCTCGACGGCATCCGTGCGGGGCATGTGTTCGTGGATACCGAGGGCACGAAGGACCGCATGCTCGAGGTAACCGCCACGGCGGCGGGTGCTGGTGCCAACGCAGGCGCCGAGGCGCACATGGGCGATGCGCTGAGGGTGGCGAAGGGCCGGCAAGTGCACGTGGCGGTGACCACAGCCGCGGTCACCGGTATGCGGGCCATCGCGACCCTGGACGGCAAGCGCCTCTCCTCCACCCCCATCGCCGCCGACAACACCGCTTCCCTCGACTGGAAAAGCGACGGCAAGTCCCATTGGCTCCGCATCGACATCCGCGACGCCACCGGCAAGCTCATCCTCCTCGGCAACCCGATATACCTCAACCAGCCTTCGCCTTGA
- a CDS encoding ComF family protein: MPYRYAWPLDLLETRFKFGGSLVAGNVLSRQWIAAGAPPQLPELIVPVPLHTARLRERGFNQALELVRPLARHIHVPVCARVLERTRPTNAQSGLDAEQRAENVRRAFRVRDVPAVKHVAVVDDVMTTGATLAACTLALLEAGVERVDVWALARTPKPDFKAKAG; encoded by the coding sequence GTGCCCTATCGCTATGCCTGGCCGCTCGACCTGCTCGAAACGCGGTTCAAGTTCGGCGGCAGCCTGGTGGCAGGTAACGTGCTGTCGCGCCAATGGATCGCGGCGGGCGCGCCGCCGCAGTTGCCGGAGCTGATCGTGCCCGTGCCGTTGCACACGGCGCGGCTTAGGGAGCGTGGTTTCAACCAGGCGCTGGAGTTGGTGAGGCCGCTGGCCAGGCACATCCATGTGCCGGTGTGTGCGCGGGTGCTTGAACGAACTCGTCCGACGAATGCCCAGAGTGGCCTCGATGCCGAGCAGCGTGCCGAGAACGTGCGCCGGGCCTTTCGGGTCCGCGACGTTCCTGCCGTCAAGCATGTGGCGGTCGTGGATGATGTGATGACGACGGGCGCAACATTGGCAGCGTGTACGTTGGCGTTACTCGAAGCGGGGGTGGAGCGGGTGGATGTGTGGGCCCTGGCACGGACACCGAAGCCGGATTTCAAGGCGAAGGCTGGTTGA
- the bioB gene encoding biotin synthase BioB, with translation MTAALRHDWTADEVERLFALPFNDLLFQAQSVHRQYHDPNAVQVSTLLSIKTGGCPEDCAYCPQAARYATGVKAEKLMSVEAVLARAQAAKDAGASRFCMGAAWRSPKDRDVAKVAEIVSAVKGLGLQTCATLGMLSQPQADTLKAAGLDFYNHNLDTSPDFYGEIIHTREYQDRLDTLDHVRQAGMKTCCGGIVGMGESRAQRAGLLKTLANLPEHPESVPINRLVQVAGTPLHGTDALDPFEFVRSIAVARILMPASVVRLSAGRESMDDALQALCFAAGANSIFYGEKLLTTGNPDVEHDRRLFERLGLKPMEVEIEPGTVHADIIEPADAA, from the coding sequence ATGACCGCAGCCCTCCGCCACGACTGGACCGCCGACGAGGTAGAACGCCTGTTCGCCTTGCCGTTCAATGACTTGCTATTCCAGGCCCAGTCGGTCCACCGCCAGTACCACGACCCCAACGCGGTACAGGTTTCCACCCTGCTCTCGATCAAGACGGGTGGCTGCCCGGAGGATTGCGCCTACTGCCCGCAGGCGGCGCGCTACGCCACGGGCGTGAAGGCCGAGAAGCTGATGAGCGTGGAGGCCGTCCTGGCACGCGCGCAGGCCGCCAAGGATGCTGGCGCCAGCCGCTTCTGCATGGGCGCCGCCTGGCGCTCGCCGAAGGATCGCGATGTGGCCAAGGTGGCCGAGATCGTGAGCGCGGTGAAGGGGCTCGGCCTGCAGACCTGCGCCACCCTGGGCATGCTCAGCCAGCCGCAGGCCGATACGCTGAAAGCGGCCGGCCTCGACTTCTATAACCACAACCTGGATACCTCTCCGGATTTCTACGGCGAGATCATCCACACCCGCGAGTACCAGGACCGCCTGGATACGCTCGATCACGTACGCCAGGCTGGCATGAAGACCTGCTGCGGCGGCATCGTGGGCATGGGCGAATCGCGGGCGCAGCGTGCGGGCCTGCTGAAGACGCTGGCCAATCTCCCCGAGCACCCGGAATCGGTACCGATCAACCGCCTTGTGCAGGTCGCCGGTACGCCGCTGCACGGTACCGACGCACTGGATCCGTTCGAGTTCGTGCGCAGCATTGCCGTCGCGCGCATCCTCATGCCGGCCTCGGTGGTGCGCCTTTCAGCCGGCCGCGAGAGCATGGACGATGCCCTGCAGGCGCTGTGCTTCGCCGCCGGCGCGAACTCCATTTTCTACGGTGAGAAGCTGCTGACCACGGGCAACCCGGATGTGGAACACGACCGCCGCCTGTTCGAGCGCCTGGGCCTGAAGCCCATGGAAGTGGAGATCGAGCCGGGCACGGTGCACGCGGACATCATCGAACCCGCCGACGCGGCGTGA
- a CDS encoding aminotransferase class I/II-fold pyridoxal phosphate-dependent enzyme, with protein MSTRPDLRARLAAARAQREREGLLRRVRTCDVLPGGRRVVGGKVLTDFCGNDYLGLASHRELLAALTRAAAAEGVGTGAAHLVSGHRGEHAALEEELADWTGRQRAVLFSTGVMANLGALQALLSAGAMPGRDTALCVQDKLNHASLVDGAQLAGAELRRYPHADVEGAARQLAASPDLPAMLATDGVFSMDGDVAPLPALATLCRERGALFYVDDAHGLGVLGPHGAGSLAAAGLGASDAPVLMGTLGKALGCAGAFVAGDADLMDAIVQFARPYIYTTAMPAALAAATRAGLRLVREDTEGRRERLAANIARFRAGATQLGLPLMPSATAIQPVLLGDAGATLAAARLLERAGFLVVAIRPPTVPRGGARLRITLSAAHTEAPIDALLEALGRIPLPAQALAV; from the coding sequence GTGAGCACGCGACCAGACCTTCGCGCGCGCCTTGCGGCAGCCCGCGCCCAGCGCGAGCGCGAAGGTCTGCTGCGCCGCGTGCGCACCTGCGATGTGCTGCCCGGCGGTCGGCGCGTAGTGGGCGGCAAGGTGCTCACCGATTTCTGCGGCAACGATTACCTGGGCCTCGCCAGCCATCGCGAACTACTGGCTGCGCTCACCCGCGCGGCCGCGGCGGAGGGCGTGGGAACCGGCGCGGCCCACCTTGTATCCGGCCACCGCGGCGAGCACGCGGCGCTCGAAGAAGAACTGGCCGACTGGACGGGCCGCCAGCGCGCCGTGCTGTTTTCCACCGGCGTGATGGCGAACCTTGGTGCGCTACAGGCGCTACTGAGTGCCGGCGCGATGCCCGGGCGCGACACTGCCCTCTGCGTGCAGGACAAGCTGAACCACGCCAGCCTCGTCGATGGCGCGCAGTTGGCGGGTGCCGAGCTGCGCCGCTACCCGCATGCCGACGTGGAGGGCGCCGCACGCCAGCTCGCCGCGAGCCCGGACCTGCCCGCCATGCTCGCCACCGATGGCGTGTTCAGCATGGACGGCGACGTGGCACCGTTGCCCGCGCTCGCCACCCTGTGCCGCGAACGCGGCGCCCTGTTTTACGTGGACGATGCCCACGGCCTGGGCGTACTTGGCCCCCATGGCGCGGGATCACTGGCGGCCGCCGGCCTGGGCGCCAGCGACGCCCCCGTGCTCATGGGCACGCTCGGCAAGGCGCTGGGCTGCGCTGGTGCCTTTGTCGCCGGCGATGCCGACCTGATGGACGCGATCGTCCAGTTCGCCCGCCCCTATATCTACACCACCGCCATGCCCGCCGCCCTGGCCGCGGCGACCCGGGCCGGCCTGCGCCTGGTACGCGAAGACACGGAGGGCCGAAGGGAGCGGCTGGCCGCGAACATCGCCCGGTTCAGGGCCGGTGCCACCCAACTGGGCTTGCCACTGATGCCCTCCGCCACCGCTATCCAGCCGGTGCTGCTTGGCGATGCCGGGGCCACGCTGGCCGCGGCACGGCTGCTGGAGAGGGCCGGCTTCCTGGTGGTGGCGATCCGCCCCCCGACCGTCCCGCGTGGCGGGGCCAGGCTCCGGATCACCCTCTCGGCCGCGCATACCGAGGCCCCGATCGACGCCCTGCTGGAAGCGCTTGGCCGCATCCCCCTGCCGGCGCAGGCCCTCGCCGTATAA
- a CDS encoding sulfurtransferase translates to MNILNISAYKFVALDDLAALRERVLARCEALSLKGTILLAPEGINLFLAAPREAVDAFIEWLHGDARFADITPKESWSESVPFGRMRVRLKKEIITMRAPAIRPEAGRAPHVLPVDLRRWLDQGHDDEGREVVLLDTRNDYEVAAGTFENTVEYGLASFTGFPDAVAADRARFEGKTVVSFCTGGIRCEKAAIHMNEIGIDHVFQLEGGILKYFEEVGGAHWRGDCFVFDGRGAVDPALAPSDTP, encoded by the coding sequence ATGAACATCCTCAACATTTCCGCCTACAAGTTCGTCGCCCTCGACGACCTCGCCGCCCTGCGCGAGCGGGTCCTGGCGCGCTGTGAGGCACTGTCGCTGAAGGGCACGATCCTGCTGGCGCCCGAAGGCATCAACCTGTTCCTGGCCGCGCCACGCGAGGCAGTGGATGCCTTCATCGAATGGCTGCACGGGGATGCGCGCTTCGCGGACATCACGCCGAAGGAGAGCTGGTCGGAGAGCGTGCCGTTTGGCCGCATGCGTGTGCGCCTGAAAAAAGAAATCATCACGATGCGCGCCCCGGCGATCCGCCCCGAAGCGGGCCGCGCGCCGCACGTCCTCCCCGTGGATCTGCGCCGCTGGCTGGACCAGGGCCACGACGACGAGGGCCGCGAAGTGGTGCTGCTGGACACACGCAACGATTATGAAGTGGCGGCTGGCACGTTCGAGAACACCGTGGAATACGGCCTCGCCAGTTTCACCGGCTTCCCCGACGCCGTCGCCGCGGATCGCGCACGCTTCGAAGGCAAGACGGTCGTTTCGTTCTGCACCGGCGGCATCCGCTGTGAAAAGGCGGCCATCCATATGAATGAGATCGGCATCGACCACGTATTCCAGTTGGAAGGCGGCATCCTGAAATACTTCGAGGAAGTCGGTGGCGCGCACTGGCGCGGCGACTGCTTCGTGTTCGATGGCCGTGGCGCGGTCGATCCCGCGCTGGCCCCGAGCGATACACCGTGA
- the bioH gene encoding pimeloyl-ACP methyl ester esterase BioH: protein MSDLYIERRGHGSVPLVMIHGWAMHGGILHPLADALDSHCDMYLVDLPGHGHSRTSSIPLEPRACAEAIIRGTPPAAWLGWSLGGLVATTAALDFPDAVRQLIPVSSTPKFVRTDDWPHGNDLAMVRKLANDLDADYKATVDRFIALEAMGSQDPRTETRRLMAEAYERGEPDPRVLMEGLRLLENADLRPRLHELTMPSLWIAGRRDRIVHPEAMRWSAEAAGGRFVELAHAGHAPFIGHAAELAGVLTQFTSSSA, encoded by the coding sequence GTGAGCGATCTTTACATCGAGCGCCGCGGCCACGGCAGCGTGCCGCTGGTGATGATCCACGGCTGGGCGATGCACGGCGGCATCCTGCATCCGCTGGCCGATGCGCTGGACAGTCACTGCGACATGTACCTGGTGGACCTGCCGGGCCATGGCCATTCGCGTACGTCCTCCATCCCGCTCGAGCCACGCGCCTGTGCCGAGGCCATCATCCGTGGGACGCCACCGGCCGCATGGCTGGGCTGGTCGCTGGGCGGCCTTGTGGCGACGACCGCCGCACTCGATTTCCCCGATGCAGTGCGCCAGCTCATACCGGTCAGTTCGACACCGAAGTTCGTGCGCACGGACGATTGGCCGCACGGCAACGACCTGGCGATGGTGCGCAAACTCGCCAACGATCTTGATGCCGACTACAAGGCCACCGTGGATCGCTTCATCGCCCTGGAGGCGATGGGCAGCCAGGATCCGCGCACCGAGACACGCCGGCTGATGGCCGAAGCCTACGAACGCGGCGAGCCGGATCCGCGCGTGCTGATGGAAGGCCTGCGCCTGCTTGAAAACGCCGACCTGCGCCCGCGCCTGCATGAACTGACCATGCCCAGCCTCTGGATCGCCGGCCGGCGCGACCGCATTGTGCACCCCGAGGCGATGCGTTGGTCCGCCGAAGCCGCCGGTGGCCGCTTCGTGGAACTGGCGCATGCCGGCCACGCCCCTTTCATCGGACACGCCGCCGAACTGGCGGGTGTCCTCACGCAGTTCACGAGTTCCAGCGCATGA
- the bioC gene encoding malonyl-ACP O-methyltransferase BioC — protein sequence MSEFHFDRRQVRRNFGRAAGTYEKHDALQREVQSTLIERLEVFPQAPEVVLDVGAGTGRGTAALKKKYPKAQVIAVDLALPMLKEAKQHAGWLKPFTRVQADAYTLPVPDNSVDVLFSNLCFQWCEDLSRLFAECARVLKPGGLLTFSTFGPDTLQELRAAWASADQHAHVARFLDMHDVGDAMLAQGLKDPVLFAERYTLTYPTPRALLDELRGLGANNADAGRLRGLTGKQHYKRMLDAYEAMRTEGTIPSTWEVVTAHAWGPPEGQSRREGGGEIASFSIDKLRGSRRRNPFT from the coding sequence ATGAGCGAATTCCACTTCGACCGCCGCCAGGTTCGCCGCAACTTCGGTCGCGCGGCTGGCACGTATGAAAAGCACGACGCACTCCAACGCGAGGTGCAGTCCACGCTCATCGAGCGCCTTGAGGTGTTCCCGCAGGCCCCGGAGGTCGTCCTCGATGTGGGTGCCGGCACCGGCCGCGGCACAGCCGCGCTAAAGAAGAAGTATCCGAAGGCACAGGTAATCGCCGTCGACCTCGCGCTGCCCATGCTGAAGGAAGCGAAGCAGCACGCCGGGTGGCTGAAACCGTTCACACGCGTGCAGGCCGATGCCTATACCCTGCCGGTACCGGATAACAGCGTGGATGTGTTGTTCTCCAACCTCTGCTTCCAGTGGTGCGAGGACCTTTCGCGCCTGTTCGCCGAATGCGCGCGTGTACTGAAGCCCGGCGGCCTGCTGACGTTCTCCACGTTTGGCCCGGATACGCTGCAGGAACTGCGCGCGGCGTGGGCAAGCGCCGACCAGCACGCCCACGTGGCGCGCTTCCTCGATATGCATGACGTCGGCGATGCCATGCTGGCCCAGGGCTTGAAGGACCCCGTGCTGTTCGCCGAACGCTACACGCTTACCTACCCCACCCCGCGCGCCCTGCTGGATGAATTGCGCGGGCTCGGCGCGAACAACGCCGACGCCGGCCGCCTGCGCGGCCTGACCGGCAAGCAGCACTACAAGCGCATGCTCGATGCGTACGAAGCGATGCGGACGGAAGGCACCATCCCCTCGACGTGGGAAGTGGTGACGGCGCATGCGTGGGGCCCGCCGGAAGGCCAGTCGCGTCGCGAAGGCGGCGGCGAAATCGCCAGCTTCTCCATCGACAAGCTGCGTGGCTCCCGGCGGAGGAACCCCTTCACGTGA
- a CDS encoding DNA-3-methyladenine glycosylase I → MRCSWADHSDIEREWHDNEWGRIVRDDRQLFELLALKGAQAGLAWRTVLGKRAAYRELFHQFDIERIAAMDDDELASVAVNRGIIRHRLKVASVRANARIALAMAKRGESLATLLWSFTQGEPVINAHGVPADVPMRSDLSDEMSAELQRRGFQFAGTAICYGVMQSAGMVNDHLVTCDRYHRDVT, encoded by the coding sequence ATGCGTTGTTCCTGGGCCGACCACAGCGACATCGAGCGCGAGTGGCACGATAACGAATGGGGCAGGATCGTCCGCGACGATCGCCAGCTTTTCGAACTTCTGGCATTGAAAGGTGCGCAGGCTGGCTTGGCCTGGCGCACGGTACTGGGTAAGCGAGCGGCTTACCGGGAGCTGTTCCATCAGTTCGATATCGAGCGCATCGCGGCCATGGACGACGACGAGCTCGCATCGGTAGCGGTCAACCGCGGCATCATCCGCCACCGGCTCAAGGTGGCCTCGGTACGGGCGAATGCGCGCATCGCGCTGGCCATGGCGAAAAGAGGGGAATCGCTGGCCACGCTGCTGTGGTCGTTCACCCAGGGCGAGCCCGTCATCAACGCGCACGGTGTTCCCGCCGATGTGCCCATGCGTTCGGATCTATCGGATGAAATGAGCGCGGAGTTGCAGCGCCGTGGCTTCCAGTTTGCCGGTACGGCCATCTGCTATGGCGTCATGCAGTCGGCTGGCATGGTTAACGACCACCTTGTGACCTGTGATCGTTACCACCGCGACGTCACGTGA